GACCAGGCGCGCTTCGAGACGTGCGCCCACACCTGGGTGGATCTGAGCGAGAGCGGCTTCGGAGTGGCGCTGCTGAACGACTGCAAGTACGGCCACGATGTCAAGGGCAACGTGATTCGCCTGTCTTTGTTGCGTGCGCCCACATGGCCCGACCCCGTTGCCGACAGGGGGCGGCACCAGTTCGCCTACGCGCTGTTCGCCCATGCGGGCAACGCCACCGAAGGGGGAGTGGTGGCCCAAGCGCACGCGTTCAACAATCCGCTGAGGGTGGTGCCTGCGGCTGGTTCGGCCGACGGCAGCGCGGCGGCTTCGTTGGCGGGCCGCCAGTCGTTGATGGGCATCGACGATGCGGGTGTGGTGGTCTCGGCGGTGAAGCCCGCCGACGATGGCCACGGTGTGATGGTGAGGCTGCACGAGGCGTTCGGCGGCCGCCGCCGGGTGAACCTCACCATCGCGGACATGACCTCGGCCAGCCGCACCAACCTGCTGGAAGAGCCGCTCGAAGATGGCTCGCTGGTGGTCGAGGGCAACACCCTGCAGCTCGACCTGGCCCCTTTCGAGATCGTGACCCTTCGCCTACAGCTCAGCTAGAGCTCCACACCACCGGGAACAGTGGGTGATCCATGGCAGCCCCGGCAGCCAGTTGGGTCTCCAGGCCAGGGAAGGGTGGCGATGTCTTCCAGGGCCGCGGGGCGTGCACCATGTCTTCGCCGAGGAACCGCAACGACAGCACCCGGCGCCTGTGCGGCCCCGGGTTGCCGGCGGCGGTGTGCAGGGTGTTCATGTGGAAACACACGGCATCACCCGGTTCGAGCTGCCATCCCAGAACGTTGTTCTGGTCGGCGGTGGCGTCGATGTCGGGCGCTTCGGCCAGAGAGCCCTCGGGAAACCAGGCGGCCCGCGCGTCCAGAAACGTTCGCGGCAGGTACATCGGGCCAAGATGTGACCCGGCAACGAACTCGAGGGTGACTTCCCTGGGCACCGGGTCGACCGGAATCCACATGCTGAGGTTCTGGAAGCCCTCGACGTTGTAGTACGGCAGGTCCTGATGCCACGGAGTGCGCTGCGCAGTTCCCGGCTCTTTCACCAGCACGTGGTCGTGGAAGAACCTCAGGGTGTGGGCGCCAAGCACCTCGGCAGCTACGCGGGCGGCCGATGACTGCCGAACGAAGCGCTCGAGTTGGGGGATTCGGGTCCACGAGCAGAAGTCTTCGACGAAGGCACCGTCGTGGTCTGTGCTGGCCCGCTTGGACAGCGGGGACAGGTCGGCCAGGTTGGCTTCGATGGCTTCGGTCGCCAACCGAATCTCGTCTGGCGAGAAGGCCTCCCTGACACACACGGCGCCGTCGCGGTTCCAGTCACCCTCGATTCGCATCGTGCCAGTCTTACCCAATCGGGCGCGCGGAGGGGCCGTCTGCCAGGATGAGGCCATGACACTCGATGCCGACGTCGCCGCGGCCCTCGAAGCCCTGCTGGCACTTGACGCCCCCGCCTTGTCGCAAGGAACCGTGGCCGAAGCCCGGGCCAACTACGACGCGGCCCCCAAACCCCGCGGAGACGACGTCTCGCGAGTCGAAGACCTCGTGGTGCCGGGGTCTGCGGGCGATGTTCCAGTGCGTGTTTATGCCGCCAGCGACGCCGAGAACCTGCCGATGGTGGCGTTCTTCCACGGCGGGGGATGGGTTCTGTCGTCGGTCGACGGGCACGACTCGCTGGCCCGCCGGATAGCGGTACGCACCGGAGCGCTCGTGGTTTCGGTGGACTATCGGCTGGCCCCCGAACACCCGTTTCCGGCGCCCCACGACGACTGCTGGGCGGTCACCTCGTGGCTGGCGCGGCACGGAGCCGAGATAGGTGGAGACCCGTCGCGCTTGGCGGTGTGCGGCGATTCGGCCGGCGGCAACCTGGCGGCCGGCGTGGCCCTGCGGGCCCGCGACGAGGGCATCGACCTGGCCTTGCAGGCCCTGATCTATCCGTGCATCGACGACCGCCAGGACCGTTACGAATCGATGGTCGAGAACGGCGAAGGGCTGTTCCTGACCGCCGACGACATGGTGTGGTTCTGGGACCACTTCGTCCCCAGCAACGAGCGGCTGAACCCGTACGCGGTGCCAGCCCGCGCCGCCGACCTGTCGGGCTGCGCGCCCGCGTACGTTCAGACCGCCCAATACGACCCGCTTCGAGACGAGGGCGAGCACTACGCGGCCAGGCTTCGGTCGGCCGGTGTAGAGGTCGACGTCACGCGCTATCCGGGTGTGGTTCACGGCTTCGTATCGCGCTGGCACGTGATGGCCCGAGCCGCCGATGCCCACCACGATCTGGCCAACGCACTGGTGGCCGCGTTCGAAGAGCGATCGGGCTGATCAGGCGCTGGGGTTGACCATCGGCATGTTGGGGTCGGCGGCCCACTCCATGAGGCTGCCGTCGTACACCGCAACGTCCTGGTGGCCCAGCAGGGCAAGGCAGAAGGCGTCGACCGTGGCGGCGATGGCGCCGCCGCAATAGGTGATGACCCGCGGGGCATCCAGCAGCCCGGCGTCGGCCAGCACCGCTCGCATTGTTACGGCGTCGACGAAACCGCAGGTCTCGGCCTCTATCAGCGACGCATACGGCACGTTGATCGCACCCTCGATGTGGCCGGCTCGCCCTCCGTAGACGTCGCTGGACCCGCCGTAGTTGTTGGCGCTGAGCGCGTCGACGATGCACACGCTGGCGTCGCCCGAGCCGATCGCTTGGACAGCGGCCAGCACATCGTCCTTTGTGGCGCGGGCCCGCTGCCATTCGCCTGACGGCTCGGCCGGCGTCGGCACCGGTCGTGCGGCGGGTTGATCTTCGCCGTGGGCCATGGGACGACCTTCGGCCTGCCACCGCTCGATGCCGCCGTGCAAGATGGCGCAGTCGACCCCGAAGTGGTGCATGGTCCACCACGCCCGGGTGCACCACATGGTGCCCGAGTCGACGCCGGGCCTCGGCGTGCGGCCCACCAGAACCACCTTGGTGTGGGGTCCCACGCCGATGTCGGCCATGGTCGCCCCGAACTGGTCGGCCGTGGGCCACATCCAGGGCAACGAAGCGTCTGGGTTCGACAAGCGCCCCTTTGCGGAGGCGACGTCGAAGAACACCGAACCGGGTATGTGCTGGTCGATCCAGCACTGCAGGCCCGGGGCGTTGTCGAGGCTGGAGGTCAGGCGGGCCGTCACGTCCAGCACCACCACGTCTGGGTCGTCCAGGTGGTCTGCCAGCCACTGGGTCGTTACGAGGTATTCGGGGTGAACCAAAGCCATGCGGGCGACACTATCTTCACGTCGCGGCCCGATACTGTTCTGCAATCCACTGCACGCACCGGGCGGGGCAGTACGGGATCGTCGAGGACGGTGCTCGTGTTACTCACGCTGCTGGCTTTGGTCGGCGGGGTAGTTCTGCTCGCTGTGGCGGCAGACCACTTTGTGCTGGGGGCTGCCAGGTTGGCGCTGATCCGCCGGGTGCCGCCTCTGACGGTGGGCGTTGTCATCATCGGCTTCGGAACAAGCCTGCCCGAGATGCTGGTTTCGGTGATCGCCGCTTCGAACGATCAGGTCGAGGTCGCGGTCGGCAACATCGCCGGCTCCAGCATCGCCAACCTTTCGTTGTTACTGGGCGTCGGCGGATGCATCGTGCCACTGGCGGTGACCTCTGCGACGGTCAGGCGCGAGGCGCCGCTGGCCTTGCTGGCCGCGGTGGCCTTCGCCGTGGCAGTTCAGGGCGACGGCATCGCCGTCTGGCAGGGCATCGTGTTGCTGGCGGCAATGGTCGCGACCCTGGTGGTGGTGTTTCGGTCGTCGAAACCAGACCCGCTGGGGCCCGAGGTCGTCGAGCTGGCCGACGTGCAACACTCGTTCGGGTTCGAGGTCGCCCGGACCCTTGCCGGGCTGACCGGCACCGTCGCCGGCGCCCAGCTGTTGTTGTGGGGGGCCGTCGACATCGCCGAACGCGCCGGGCTGTCGGAGGGATTCGTCGGCGCCACCCTGGTGGCTGTGGGCACCTCGTTGCCCGAACTGGTGACCGTGGTGCAGTCGGCGCGTCGCCGCGAGACCGACCTGATCGTGGGCAATCTGCTGGGTTCGAACATCTTCAACTGCCTGGCCGTCGGCGGGGCGGTGGGGTTGACAGGGGGTCGTGGGCTCGACTCGGTCGCGCTCGCCGTGGTGGCGCCGGTATCGGCGGTGGGCGTGTCGGCCCTGGCGTGGTTGGCCATGCGCACCCGCGGCGGTGTCGGGAGGCTCGAGGGGTTGGGCCTGGTGGTGCTGTACGCGGCGATAGTGCCGCTGCTCGCCTGAAGCCGAACGCGATTGTTGGCCTAGGGTCTCGCGCCATGAGCGCGCTCGAAGGTATCCGGGTGCTCGATCTCGGACAGCTGGTGCAGGGGCCACAGGCCGCCCAGATGCTGGCCGACCTCGGGGCCGATGTCATCAAGATCGAACTGCCAGGCGTCGGCGATTTGTCGCGCTATCTCCCGTCGGCGCCGGGGGATCGTCGTTCTGGGTTCTTCCACGGATGCAACCGCGGCAAGCGCAGCGTGGCGGTCGACCTGCGCACCGACGGCGGAAGGCAGGTGTTCTGGCGGTTGCTCGAAAGCGCAGACGTGGTCATAGCCAACTTCAAGGCCGGCACCCTCGAAGAGTGGGGGTTGAGCTATGACGAGGCGGCCAAGCGCAACCCCCGAATCGTCTATGGCCTGGGCAGCCTCTTTGGGCCGAAGGGTCCTGCGGCGACGAGGGAGGGGGCAGACCTCGCCGCCCAGGCGGCAGGTGGGCTCATCAGCACCACCAACACCGAGGGTGTCGAGCCCACACCGGTTGGGGCCACCGTCGCCGACCACATGGCGAGCCAGAACCTGGTTGCCGGAGTGTTGGCGGCGCTTGTGGCCAGAGAGCGCACCGGCGTGGGTCAAAGGGTCGACGTGTCGCTGCTGGGCGGACAGATCTGGGCCCAGGCCTCGGAATACTCGGCCTATTTCATCTCGGGGCGGGTGCCATCGAGGGCCGACGGTGGTCACCCGTTCGTGCGCAGCGGCTATGGCATCTTCCCCACCGCAGACGGCCACATCGCGATGGTGGGCATCCCGGCCAAACGCCGCGCCGAGTTCTTCGCCCTGGTCGGCATGCCAGAACTGGCCGACGACGAACGCTTCCTGGCGCCACAGATGACCGACGAAGTGCACCTGGCCTTGCGCCAGTCGTTGGCCAAGGTGCTGGTTAGGCGGACAACAGCCCAGTGGTGCGAGCTGTTCGAGGCCGGCAACTGGCGATTTGCTCCGGTCAACGACTACCAGGCCGCTGCGGCCGATCCGCACCTTGTCGAGAACGGCTATGTGTTCGAGACCGACCACCCCGATTGGGGGCGCATCCGCACGGTCGGGTCGCCCATAGCCATGTCGGCCACTCCGCCGGTGCCGGGCGCGGTGTCGCCCGAGCTCGGCGCTCACACCGACGAGGTGTTGATCGCAGCCGGTCTAAGCGCGCAAGACATCGCCGCGTTGCGCGAGTCTGGCGCCATAGGCTGAACCCCGATGTCGACAGTACAATCGGTCGAGCGCGCCTTTGCCGTGCTCCAGAGCTTGGCCAGTGGGCCGGCGGGCGTCTCCGAGGTCGCCGAGCGCTGCGGGCTGCCCAAGAGCACCGTGGCCCGCCTGCTGTCGACCCTGGTCGAGGTGGGCGCGGTCGAACAAAGTGACGCCCTGGGTGTCTACGGCCTTGGCTCGGTGCTCATCGACCTGGCTTCGGCTGCCAGCCCTGGCAACAGCCTCATCTCCATCACACATCCGCATCTCGTCGACCTGGTGGCCCAGACCGGCGAAGCCGCAGGGCTTTCGATGCTCGACGGGTTCGAGGTCTACTACTACGACCAGGTCGACGGCGATCACGAGGTGCAGGTCCGCGACTGGACCGGCGAGAGCGTCGATGCCCACGTGGTGTCGTCTGGCGTCGTGTTGCTGGCCTTCGCAGACCCAGACGTGCGAGATGAGTTCCTCGGCCAGGAACTGGCCAGGTGGACCGAAAAGACGATGACCGACCCGGTTCAGCTGGCCGCGCGGTTCGACGATGTTCGTGCCACGGGCTACGCCTGGACCCGCGAGGAGATGTCGGAAGGCCTCAACTCGGTGGCTGCCCCCATCTTCAACCCGGCGGGGCGGGCCGTGGCCGCCATCCACGTGCATGGTCCCTCATACCGCTTCCCACCCGAGGGCACCGACGACTCGATTGCCGCCGAGGTCGTGGCGGCTGCGCAACGGATATCAGCGCGCCTAGCTGGGGTGACATAGGGCTCGCCTTCGGTTACGATTCCGCTATACGGAATCGTTCCGCATCGTGGACTCAGCCTTTGCGATGCTGTCCGCCAAGGGGATTGGGGGCCGCGATGAGCGACCACGAAGACGTCGACATCGACCTCGCCGGCTTGTCCGACGACGATCTGGCATCACAGATGCACGACGATCTGTACGACGGGCTCGGCGACGAGATCGTCGAGGGCACCAACATCTTGCTCGAGCGGGGCTGGAGCGCCGACCGTGTGCTGCAGGAGGCACTGGTCGAGGGGATGCGCATCGTCGGCATCGATTTTCGAGACGGCATCTTGTTCGTGCCCGAGGTGCTGCTGGCCGCCAACGCCATGAAGGCAGGCATGGCCATCCTGCGACCCCTGCTGGCCGAGACCGGCGCCGAGCCCATAGGCAAGGCTGTCATCGGAACCGTCAAGGGCGACATCCACGACATCGGCAAGAACCTGGTGGCGATGATGCTGGAAGGTGCCGGGTTCGAGGTCGTCGATCTGGGAATCAACTGTGATGTCGACACCTATCTGGCCGCACTCGACGAGCATCGCCCCGACATCTTGGGCATGTCGGCGCTGCTGACCACGACCATGCCCTACATGAAGGTCGTCATCGACACCCTGATCGAAGCCGGGCGGCGCAACGACCAGATAGTGATGGTGGGCGGTGCGCCGCTGAACGAAGAGTTCGGCGCCGCCGTCGGTGCCGACGCCTACTGCCGCGACGCAGCCGTTGCCGCAGAGAAGGCCAAGGAGTTGATAGCCGCGCGACGAGCCAACGTGGTCGCGCTCGACACCGCAGGTTCACGCCCATGACCGACATTCACGACCCTGGCGCCCCGGAACGGCGGTCTCGTCGGGCCGGTGGCCGCGACGCGAGGCGCGCCCTCAGGTCGACGGCCACCAAGGCGTCGGCCGCCTTCCTGACCCGCAAGATAAAGCCCTACGAACTGGTCAGCGACGAGGGCCTCGAGCTGCTCGAATACAACGCCGACACCCTGCTCGAGCAGGTGGGGGTCGAGATCCGCGACTATCCGGCGGCGCTGGCCTATTTCGGCAACGCGGGGGCCGATGTCGACGGAACCCGCGTCAGGTTCCCCCGCGGACTGTGTCGCCAGTTGGTGCAGGGCAACGCCCCCTCCGTTTACACCCAGCATGCACGCAACCCGCTGCGCGACGTTCAAATCGGTGGCGATGCCATGGTGTTTGCCCCCAACTACGGGTCGCCGTTCGTACACGATCTCGACCGCGGTCGCCGCTATGCCACCATCACCGACTTCGAGAACTTCGTGAAGCTGGCGTATCTGTCGCCGTTCATGCATCACAGCGGTGGAACGGTGTGTGAACCGGTCGACATCTCGGTCGAGACCCGCCACCTCGACATGGTGTTCGCTCACCTGAGATGGAGCGACAAGCCGTTCATGGGCTCGGTGACCGCCCCCGAGCGGGCTGCCGACTCGGTCGAGATGGCCCGCATAGCGTTCGGCGGCGACCTGGCCGACCGCACGGTCATGACCAGCCTCATCAACGCCTCGTCGCCCATGGTCTGGGACGCCACCATGCTCGGCGCAGCCGAGGTCTATGCGGCCAACAACCAGGCGTGCGTGATCTCGCCGTTCATCCTGGCCGGCGCCATGGCGCCGGCGACCTCGGCCGGGGTAGCGGCCCAGACACTGGCCGAGGCCCTGGTGGGCATGGCGTTCACGCAGCTTGTCAGACCCGGTGCCCCGGTGGTGTTCGGCTCGTTTGCCAGCTCGATGTCGATGCAGACCGGAGCGCCCACCTTCGGCACGCCAGAACCCGCCATAGTTCTGTACACCATGGCCGCCCTCGCTCGCCGGTTGGGTGTTCCGTTCCGCTCGGGCGGCTCGTTGACGGCGTCGAAGGTGCCAGATGCCCAGGCTGCTTACGAGTCGCTCGCCACGCTCGAGCCGACGGTTCTGGCCGGGGTCAACTTCGTTCTTCACGCCGCGGGCTGGCTGGAGGGCGGCCTGACCATCGGCTACGAGAAGTTCGTGCTCGACTGCGACCAGTTGGGTGCCATGCACACCTTCGCCCAAGGCCTCGATCTAAGCGACGCGGGCCAAGCCCTGGACGCCTTGCTGGCCCACACCCCGGGCGAGCACCACTTGGGCACCCAGCACACCCTGGCCAACTTCGAGACCGCGTTCTACAGGGCGCTCACCGCAGACAACGCCAGCTACGAGCAATGGTCGGAAGAGGGCAGCAGAGACGCCGCCCAGCGTGCCAACGAGATGTGGCAACGCGAGCTGGCTGCCTATGAAGCGCCGCCCATAGACGACGCCATCGCCGACGAGCTGACAGAGTTCGTCGTGCGTCGACGCACAGAGCTGGCAGAAGCCCGGTGAGGCTCGCCGTGCGGGCACGAGCCCGGTCTTCGGCGCCCGATCGACACCACCAGGCCGTGGCCGACCTGGTGGCCCGACTGCACTATGAGCTGGTGCCGATGCGATCGATAGAGGCGGCCATCGCAGAGCTGCCTGCGGGCGCGCCGGTGTCGGTCACCTGCTCACCTGCGGCCGGAATACCAGCGACGCTCGACTATTGCAGCCGCCTGATCGACCTGGGTCACCAGCCCATCCCTCATCTGGCGGCCCGCACGGTCGCCGACGCCGACGCAGTAGAGCAGACAGCATCGTGGCTGCGTCAACACCAGATTCGAGAGGTGTTCGTCATTGCCGGCGACGCCCCAGAACCGGCGGGGCCATACGAGGGCGCGGCCCAGTTCATGGCCGACCTGATCGCTGCCGAACCCGGTGTCGAGCGCATCGGTATCGCCGGCTATCCCGACGGGCATCCGGCCATCGACGACCAAGCGCTCGAACAGCAGCTCTTCGCCAAACAGGCGCTGTTGCGCTCGGCTGGGCTCGACGGCTGGATCTCGACCCAGATGTGTTTCGACGCCACCCGCGTACGCGCCTGGCTGCAGGGCATTCGGGCCGCGGGCATGACCCTGCCCGTGAGGTTGGGTGTGCCCGGTGTGGTCGACAGGGCGCGCCTGTTGAAGGTGGGCACCCGCATCGGCATTGGGGCGTCTTTGCGTTATGTCAGCAAGAACCGCTCGACGGTGATGCGCCTGATGTCGCCCGGCGGTTATGACCCAACCGACCTGGTGGCCGAGTTCGCCGACGACGCCCAGCGCCTGGGTATAGAGGCGCTGCACTCGTTCACGTTCAACTCTGTGGCCGACACCGCACGGTGGCAGGCGGCCATTGCCGTGGCGGCCTGATCGCTCGCGTCGCGGGGCCGATCAGCCCCGGCGACGCCGGATCTCGGCCGTGATGGCAGGCACAACGTCGTGCAGGTCGCCGATCACCGCGTAGCCGGCCCTGGTGACCATGTTGGCCTGCGGGTCGGTGTTGACGGCGATGATGTTCTTGCTGGCAGCTGCACCAACCCAGTGCTGGATGGCGCCAGAGATGCCGCAGGCCAGATAGACGTCGGGCGCGATGCGGGTGCCGGTCTGGCCGACCTGATCGGTGTGGTTGCGCCAGCCGTTGTTGGTGACCGCCCTAGAGCAGCCCACAACACCTCCGAGCTCGGCTGCCAGTTCCTCGAGCGGCGCAAACGCCTCTTCGCTGCCCACACCGCGGCCGCCACCTACGACGACGGGGGCTGTCGCCAGGGTTACGCCCGCGGCCCGTTCGACTCGGCCGCTGACCATGGAACGGCCCAGGTGCGGGTCGAGGTCGACGGCAAGCTCGACCGGTTCGGCCGCACCGGGCTCGTCTGCGGGTGCCGCGTCGACGCTGTGGTGGGCCACCGTCAACAGCCCGACCTGGGCGTCGAGCCTTGCGTTCTCCAGCAACGAACCGCCCCAACGCACCCTGGTGATTTCGGCGCCATCGACGGAAGTGACGTTGGCGGCAAAGGGAAGGTCGAGCCGGGCCGCCGCATGGGCCAACACCTCGTTGCCGCGATCGGTGCCGGTGGCGACCACCACAGCAGGTGATGTGTGGGCTACGGCATGAGCGACCACTGCGCCCCACGCCTCTGGTCCATAGTCGGTGAGCATGTCGTGGTGGGCCTGCAGCACCCTGGTGACGCCGAAGGCTGCCAGGTGGGTTGCCAACCCGTCGGCGTTGGCGCCGATGGTGAGGGCCTCGACCGGTTGGCCGAGCGTGCGGGCGAACGTTAGGGCCTCCAGCGCAGCAGGCGACAGTGTGCCGCGGTCGTGTTCGATCAATACGAGGGTGTGGCTCACGACATGACCCCGATCTCTTCGAGCAGGTCGACCACGGCTGCTGCGGCCTCGGGCCCGTGACCGAGGACGACGGTTTGCGAGGCGCGCTCGGGTGGCCGCACCAGGGTCACCAGCGACAGGCCGCCCGGTTGGGCGCTGGGCTGCATGACCTTGACCTCGGCCTTCTTCGATGCGAGTCGGCCGCGCATGGTGGGGTAGCGGGGCAGGTTGATGCCCTCCTTGATGCCCACCACTGCGGGCAGCGGCAGGCTGTAGGTCTCGCGACCTGCATCGGCCTCGCGTTCGACGTGGACGCTGCCGTCGTCGACCGCCAGACCCTTGGCGCCGTTGACCATCGGGCGACCCAGCGCGTGCGCCACCCTGATGCCGACCTGGAAGCCGCCGCTGTCGGCCGACTCGTTGCCGAACAACACCAGATCGAAGGCGCCGCCTTCGGATTCGAGCTGTTCAATCGCCGCCGCAATGGCGGCTGCCGTGCGCTGAGGGTCCCATTCGGTGCCGTCGGTGACCAACAGCACGCCGCTGTGCATGCCCACGCTGGCGGCGTAGCGAAGCTGCTCTTCGGCCTCGGCGGGGCCCAAGGTCAGCACCATCGCCTCGCCACCGTGCTGGTCGATCAGCTGGGCCGCCGCCTCCACCGCACACTCTTCGTGTGGGCTGGTGGTGAAGCCGAGGTTGGTGGCGTCGACGGCCTGGCCGTCGGCGGTGATGTTGATCTTGGCGCCCGGCGCGGGCACCCGCTTGACGCAGACCAGAACCCTCACGACTTGAGCCGCGAATCGTCGGGGTCGAATGGGCCGTCCTGGCCCACGACCTTCACGGGGAACAGCTCGTTCATGTACATGACCTGCAGGTCGGTGCCTGGCACGGCCAGCTCGCGGGGCAGATACGCCATGACGATCTGCTTGCCAACCGACGGGCCATAGGTGGCCGAGGTGACGCGCGAGACCCTGCCGTGCGAATCGCGGATTGGCTGTCCGTCGAGGGTGAGGATCGGTTCGTTGCCGCCCTGAAGCCAGCGGGTGCGGCCCGAAGAGTCGGTTGCGTCCTCGACCGTCAGGCAGCTCATGAGCACCTCGGGCTCGCCGGCGGCGCGGGCGGCAAGATAGGCCTCCTTGCCGATGAAGTCCGCCGACTTGACCTTGGGCCGGGCCAGACCGGCCTCGAGCGGGTTGTACTCGCTCTCCAGTTCGGCACCCTGGAGGCGGTAGCCCTTCTCGATGCGGCCCGAGCTGCCATAGACACCGCCGCCGGTGGGGCGCAGGCCGTATTGGTCGCGGCCGTTGGCCATCAGCGCATCCCAGACCAGGGGGGCCTGATCCCAGGGCAGATAGATCTCCCAGCCGGTGTCGCCCACGTACGAGATACGGAAGAGATAACCGTCGACGTCGACATCGCCGCAGCGCAGCGTGCAGTCGACCATGGCTCCGTAGGGCGAGCCGGCGTGGCTGAGGTCTTGGTCGGTCAGGGTGGCCAGCACCGCCGGTGCGTTGGGCCCCCACAGGCCGATGGTCGACACCTGGTGGGTGCGGTCGGTGACCGTCACCGAGCCGTCGCGGGGCATGTACGTGCGAATCCAGTGCATGTCGCGCCCGCCGTCGAACACACCCGTGACGACCCGCACGGTGTCTTCGGCGATGCGCTGCATGGTGAGGTCGGAGTGGAAGCCGCCGTCTGGTGTCAGCCATGGGGTATAGGTGGCCCGCCCGACCGGGCCGATCTTGTTGACCGCCAGGCGGTCGGCGAACTCGACCGCGCCGGGCCCAGACAGGTCGATGATCTGGAACGCCGACAGATCGACCATGCCGCAGTTCTCGCGCATGTTCAGGTGTTCGCCCGCTGTGATGGGGCTCCACCAGCGGTTGTCCCACTCGACCTCGCGTTCGGTGATGCCGTAGCGCTCGGCCAGGTCGGCGTTGGACCCGTACCACTGGGGGCGCTCCCAGGTGCGGGCCTGGAAGAAGAACGCGTCCAACTCCTGCTGGCGGCTGTAGAAGGGCGATACCTCGAGGTTGCGCCTGCTGGCCCACTGCTCGGCCGGGTGGACGATGCCGTAGGTCTTGTTGAAGTGTTCCTCTGCTCGCGCCCAGATGTGATCGTCGCCGCGCTCTTGTGGGTAGAAGCGTGCGATGTCGGCGCCGTGGGCGTCGATGACGCGGGGATAGCCGTAGGTCATCCACTCGGCCACCACCTGGGCCATGCCCGGCCCTTCCTTCACCCACACCGCGGCCGCCGACCACAGGTTGGCGACCTCGACGGTTTCGCCCAGGCAGGGCATGGCGTCTGGGGTCAGCGACAGCAACCCGTTGATGGCGTACTTGATCTCGGCGTCGCCCAGCATGTCCATCAGCTCGATGGCCTGTTCCATCTGGGGGTCGAAGTCGTCCTGGGTGAACGGCATCTCGGTGGGCGACAGTGCGGCCTCATCGTTGGAGGGGATGGTGTCGGGGTGGTGCAGGATCGGCCGGTGGGCGTACGACCCGACCTCCATCGACCCCGCCGACTGGCGCTCGTAGCAGAACGTGTCCATGTCGCGGATGATCGGGTAGCCGATCTCGGAGTTGGTCTCGACCAGCACATCGATGGGGCCCACGTCGGCCATCTGGTGAACTGCGGGCACCAGTGGGATGGTGGCGCCTGCCATGTTGGCGACCCGGTTAGACCACACACCAGAGGCGATCACCACGTATTCGGCCTCGATGCGGCCCTTGTCGGTGACCACGGCCGACACCTTCTTGCGGCCGGTCGCGGGCTCGTCGACGGTTTCGATGTCGAGAACCTCGGTGTTGGCGAACACCTGCAAGCCGGCCTTCTCGATGGCCTCGTTGCGGAACAGGGTGCCGGTGTCGAGCGAGTCGACCACGGAAACCGAGGGGCAGTAGAACCCGCCCAAGATGACTTCCTCGTCGATGAACGGCACCAGCTCCTTGACCTCGGTGGGGGTCAGGAGCTTGGCCTCGACACCCCAGGCGGTGGCGCTGGTCATGCGGCGCCGAAGCTCGTTCATGCGCTCCTGGGTGCGGGCGACCTCGATGCCGCCGCAGTCGACCGAGCGATCGGCGTCGCGGTACTGGTTGGCCGACTGCACGCCCAGCAGCGCCATCTCCTTGTTGTGATCGACAGGG
This genomic stretch from Acidimicrobiales bacterium harbors:
- a CDS encoding FAD-dependent oxidoreductase gives rise to the protein MSEVPSSARCVIIGAGIVGNCLAGHLARLGWTDMVLLDKGPLPNPGGSTGHASNFIFPVDHNKEMALLGVQSANQYRDADRSVDCGGIEVARTQERMNELRRRMTSATAWGVEAKLLTPTEVKELVPFIDEEVILGGFYCPSVSVVDSLDTGTLFRNEAIEKAGLQVFANTEVLDIETVDEPATGRKKVSAVVTDKGRIEAEYVVIASGVWSNRVANMAGATIPLVPAVHQMADVGPIDVLVETNSEIGYPIIRDMDTFCYERQSAGSMEVGSYAHRPILHHPDTIPSNDEAALSPTEMPFTQDDFDPQMEQAIELMDMLGDAEIKYAINGLLSLTPDAMPCLGETVEVANLWSAAAVWVKEGPGMAQVVAEWMTYGYPRVIDAHGADIARFYPQERGDDHIWARAEEHFNKTYGIVHPAEQWASRRNLEVSPFYSRQQELDAFFFQARTWERPQWYGSNADLAERYGITEREVEWDNRWWSPITAGEHLNMRENCGMVDLSAFQIIDLSGPGAVEFADRLAVNKIGPVGRATYTPWLTPDGGFHSDLTMQRIAEDTVRVVTGVFDGGRDMHWIRTYMPRDGSVTVTDRTHQVSTIGLWGPNAPAVLATLTDQDLSHAGSPYGAMVDCTLRCGDVDVDGYLFRISYVGDTGWEIYLPWDQAPLVWDALMANGRDQYGLRPTGGGVYGSSGRIEKGYRLQGAELESEYNPLEAGLARPKVKSADFIGKEAYLAARAAGEPEVLMSCLTVEDATDSSGRTRWLQGGNEPILTLDGQPIRDSHGRVSRVTSATYGPSVGKQIVMAYLPRELAVPGTDLQVMYMNELFPVKVVGQDGPFDPDDSRLKS